From Fundulus heteroclitus isolate FHET01 chromosome 14, MU-UCD_Fhet_4.1, whole genome shotgun sequence, the proteins below share one genomic window:
- the LOC118565696 gene encoding transmembrane protein 272-like, giving the protein MEGIRERIQRRIQEKIPISSEIEVPSLGCSMLFNFITPILQISVGAVYLDECPIQEKIPIFLITFGVIQLMLNFTTCLSCKDSKNDTLLKLRRGCTVLKSITTLFLFCWFIAGNVWVYSVYQPSYSKNATDVSSYCNKTLYLVALWTVTAVYIILGLILLLLLIGCCVLSCLLSCDSDNHNTSDDDDNNTRGDNP; this is encoded by the exons ATGGAAGGAATACGGGAAAGAATACAGAGAAGAATACAGGAAAAAATACCCATTTCTTCTGAAATTGAAGTGCCCTCACTGG GATGTTCAATGCTGTTTAACTTTATCACGCCCATCCTTCAGAtttcagtgg GCGCGGTATACTTGGACGAGTGTCCGATCCAGGAGAAGATCCCCATCTTCCTGATTACGTTTGGTGTCATTCAATTGATGCTCAATTTCACGACTTGCCTGTCCTGCAAGGATTCTAAAAACGACACCCTGTTGAAGCTGAGACGGGGCTGTACCGTCTTGAAATCCATAACGACCCTGTTCCTCTTCTGTTGGTTCATCGCTG GTAACGTTTGGGTTTACTCCGTTTACCAGCCCAGCTACAGCAAGAACGCTACGGATGTGAGCTCCTACTGCAACAAGACGCTCTACCTGGTCGCCTTGTGGACCGTCACGGCTGTCTACATCATACTGGGTCTGATACTTCTCCTTCTGTTAATCGGCTGCTGCGTCCTCTCCTGCCTTTTATCGTGCGATTCCGACAACCACAACACCTCTGACGACGACGACAACAACACCCGTGGCGACAACCCCTGA